The following are from one region of the Juglans regia cultivar Chandler chromosome 10, Walnut 2.0, whole genome shotgun sequence genome:
- the LOC108987080 gene encoding 60S ribosomal protein L7a-2-like → MAPKRGGKAPVAAAKKKPEKVTNPLFEKRPKQFGIGGALPPKRDLTRFVKWPKTVQIQRKKRILRQRLKVPPALNQFTKTLDKNLATNLFKMLLKYRPEDKAAKKERLLKRAQAEAEGKPVEAKKPIVVKYGLNHVTYLIEQNKAQLVVIAHDVDPIELVVWLPALCRKMEIPYCIVKGKARLGAVVHKKTASVLCLTTVKNEDKLEFSKILEAIKANFNDKYDEYRKKWGGGIMGSKSQAKTKAKERLLAKEAAQRMS, encoded by the exons ATG GCTCCAAAGAGAGGTGGCAAGGCACCAGTAGCAGCAGCTAAGAAAAAGCCG GAGAAGGTGACGAACCCACTGTTCGAGAAGCGTCCGAAGCAATTTGGGATCGGAGGGGCGTTGCCACCGAAGAGGGATCTGACCCGGTTCGTGAAATGGCCCAAGACCGTTCAGATCCAAAGGAAGAAGAGGATCCTCAGGCAGAGGCTCAAGGTCCCACCAGCTCTCAACCAGTTCACCAAGACCCTCGACAAGAACCTAG CAACAAACCTGTTCAAGATGCTTCTCAAGTACAGGCCTGAGGACAAGGCAGCAAAGAAGGAACGTCTCTTGAAAAGAGCTCAGGCAGAGGCTGAAGGAAAACCTGTTGAAGCAAAGAAGCCTATCGTGGTCAAATATGGCCTCAACCATGTCACATACCTCATTGAGCAG AACAAGGCACAATTGGTGGTTATTGCCCATGATGTGGACCCAATAGAGTTGGTTGTCTGGCTTCCAGCATTGTGCAGGAAGATGGAAATCCCATACTGCATTGTAAAAGGGAAAGCACGTTTGGGAGCG GTTGTCCACAAGAAAACTGCATCAGTTTTGTGCTTGACCACAGTGAAGAATGAAGATAAGTTGGAGTTTAGCAAGATCTTAGAAGCAATCAAG GCCAACTTCAATGACAAGTACGATGAGTACAGGAAAAAGTGGGGTGGTGGAATCATGGGTTCCAAATCTCAGGCTAAAACTAAGGCCAAAGAAAGACTTCTTGCAAAGGAAGCTGCTCAGAGAATGTCTTAG